A genomic window from Candidatus Kouleothrix ribensis includes:
- a CDS encoding MoxR family ATPase: MTAQPPSQRFGPEEFRQRANMIEAEVGQVIVGQRDLIRQTLIVMLAGGNALLEGVPGLAKTTLVRTLADVIDCSFNRIQFTPDLMPADIIGTTLINEDNAGHKAFRFEPGPIFANLVLADEINRATPKTQSALLEAMQEHTVSVAKTVHRLADPFFVLATQNPLEMEGTYPLPEAQLDRFFFKVLVPFPSTAELVEIANRTTSERVPQTRKIANGALIVAMQRLARSVPIASHVLGYAARLVSATHPEDKDAPAVTRQYVRYGASPRGMQALILAGKIMALLDGRFNVAFADLKLAALPALRHRVLLNFEAQAEGVAADDIIRQIVETIKTE, encoded by the coding sequence ATGACAGCCCAACCGCCTAGCCAGCGCTTCGGCCCCGAAGAGTTTCGCCAGCGCGCCAACATGATCGAGGCCGAGGTCGGCCAGGTGATCGTTGGGCAGCGCGACCTGATCCGCCAGACGCTGATCGTGATGCTGGCCGGCGGCAACGCACTGCTCGAGGGTGTGCCGGGCCTGGCCAAAACCACGCTGGTGCGCACCCTGGCCGATGTGATCGACTGCTCGTTCAACCGCATCCAGTTCACGCCCGACCTGATGCCGGCCGACATTATCGGCACAACGCTGATCAACGAAGACAATGCCGGCCACAAGGCCTTCCGCTTCGAGCCAGGGCCGATCTTCGCCAACCTGGTGCTGGCCGACGAGATCAACCGCGCGACGCCCAAGACCCAAAGCGCGCTGCTCGAGGCCATGCAAGAGCACACCGTCAGCGTCGCAAAAACCGTCCATCGCCTGGCAGATCCATTCTTCGTGCTGGCGACGCAGAACCCGCTCGAGATGGAAGGCACCTACCCGCTGCCCGAGGCCCAGCTCGACCGCTTCTTCTTCAAAGTGCTGGTGCCGTTCCCCAGCACGGCCGAACTGGTCGAGATCGCCAACCGCACCACCAGCGAGCGTGTGCCCCAGACGCGCAAAATCGCCAATGGCGCGCTGATCGTGGCCATGCAGCGCCTGGCCCGCAGCGTGCCGATCGCCAGCCATGTGCTGGGCTACGCCGCCCGACTGGTAAGCGCGACCCATCCTGAAGATAAGGACGCCCCGGCCGTGACGCGCCAGTATGTGCGCTATGGCGCTAGCCCGCGCGGCATGCAGGCGCTGATCCTGGCCGGCAAGATCATGGCGCTGCTCGACGGGCGCTTCAATGTGGCCTTTGCCGACCTGAAGCTGGCTGCGCTGCCCGCGCTGCGCCATCGCGTGCTGCTGAACTTTGAGGCTCAGGCC
- a CDS encoding zinc ribbon domain-containing protein, whose protein sequence is MVERICPACQHGNPLNDRFCGKCGAPLERQLPARRSDAPLVVAGRQLPVTWQQFGRGVALSVAAVAAEAGLAWLRRRMEAGPTGGNALATRPAPAAGTRPAGEASTSLAKSPVSSVVTIISQRVIEVWQGEDGKQQISDRHFWRRIEE, encoded by the coding sequence ATGGTCGAACGGATTTGCCCGGCGTGCCAGCACGGCAACCCGCTGAACGATCGCTTCTGTGGCAAGTGCGGCGCGCCGCTCGAGCGCCAGCTACCCGCACGGCGCAGCGATGCGCCGCTGGTTGTCGCAGGCCGCCAGCTGCCGGTCACGTGGCAGCAGTTCGGCCGGGGCGTGGCGCTCAGTGTCGCGGCGGTGGCGGCCGAGGCCGGGCTGGCATGGCTGCGCCGGCGCATGGAGGCCGGCCCCACTGGCGGTAATGCCCTGGCCACGCGCCCTGCGCCGGCCGCCGGCACACGGCCGGCCGGTGAAGCGAGCACCAGCCTGGCCAAGAGTCCGGTCAGCAGCGTGGTGACGATCATCAGCCAGCGGGTGATCGAGGTCTGGCAGGGCGAGGATGGCAAGCAGCAGATCAGCGATCGACATTTCTGGCGCCGGATCGAGGAGTAA
- a CDS encoding CocE/NonD family hydrolase — MPRKRWLFGAAGLTLAGALAIPAVRRRLWARGLGLPPARYAVRIARDVAVPIGDGVQLLADHYAPAVPGRFATVLIRSPYGKGREAPPFGTLVSFQARCFAERGYNVLVQTTRGRYSSGGTFDPLAHERADGLATLEWLRAQPWYDGRLATFGASYLGYVQWAIAADAQPDLKAMLPIVTGAQLGSLTHIDGAFGFDTLLHWATLNEQLGGELARAPSLTQSLFGALAIGRRVLRAFSHLPLAETDAQVVGQPIGFYQDWLRHTDLSEPYWQHRDHTARVPAVAAPVHFVSGWYDVIQRELLVDYAALQQAGRAPYLTIGPWAHTNLGLQWASLREGLRWFDQQLQGAAPAARKPVRLFVLGAGTWREFDSWPPPAPTTAWFLQPGGGLGPAAPADSPPDHYRYDPSDPTPCLGGARLPGQFSGPRDQRTLEARADLLCYTSAPLERDLDVIGPVRLVLFVRSSLAHTDFLGRLCDVYPDGRSINICDGLLRLAPGSGARQPDGSLRIEIGLWNTACRFRRGHRLRLHVASGAHPRWSRNLGLGQPLASAVLMRVAEQVVFHDPAHPSALLLPVV, encoded by the coding sequence ATGCCGCGCAAACGCTGGTTGTTTGGGGCCGCCGGGCTGACACTGGCCGGCGCATTGGCCATTCCCGCCGTGCGCCGGAGGCTGTGGGCGCGCGGGCTGGGCCTGCCGCCGGCCCGCTACGCCGTGCGGATCGCGCGCGACGTGGCCGTGCCGATCGGCGATGGCGTGCAGCTGCTGGCCGACCACTACGCGCCGGCCGTGCCCGGCCGCTTCGCGACTGTGCTGATCCGCTCGCCCTATGGCAAGGGCCGCGAGGCGCCGCCGTTCGGCACGCTGGTGAGCTTCCAGGCCCGCTGCTTCGCCGAGCGCGGCTACAACGTGCTGGTACAAACCACCCGCGGCCGCTATTCCTCTGGCGGCACATTCGACCCGCTGGCCCACGAGCGCGCCGATGGCCTGGCGACGCTGGAGTGGCTGCGCGCCCAGCCCTGGTACGACGGCCGCCTGGCCACGTTTGGCGCCAGCTACCTTGGCTATGTGCAGTGGGCGATTGCCGCCGATGCGCAGCCCGACCTCAAGGCCATGCTGCCGATCGTCACCGGCGCGCAGCTCGGCTCGCTCACACACATCGACGGCGCGTTCGGCTTCGATACGCTGTTGCACTGGGCTACGCTGAACGAGCAACTTGGCGGCGAACTCGCGCGCGCGCCTTCGCTGACGCAGTCGCTGTTCGGTGCGCTGGCGATTGGGCGCCGCGTGCTACGCGCGTTCAGCCACCTGCCACTGGCCGAAACCGATGCACAGGTGGTTGGGCAGCCGATCGGCTTCTACCAGGATTGGCTGCGCCATACCGACCTGAGTGAACCCTACTGGCAGCACCGCGACCACACTGCGCGCGTGCCGGCGGTGGCCGCGCCGGTGCATTTCGTGTCGGGCTGGTACGACGTGATCCAGCGCGAGCTACTGGTCGACTACGCCGCGCTGCAGCAGGCCGGCCGCGCGCCCTACCTGACGATCGGCCCGTGGGCGCATACCAACCTCGGCCTGCAGTGGGCCAGCCTGCGCGAGGGCCTGCGCTGGTTCGATCAGCAGCTGCAAGGCGCTGCGCCGGCCGCGCGCAAGCCCGTACGCCTGTTCGTGCTGGGCGCCGGCACCTGGCGCGAGTTCGACAGCTGGCCGCCGCCTGCGCCGACCACAGCCTGGTTTCTACAGCCCGGCGGCGGCCTCGGCCCGGCGGCCCCGGCCGACTCGCCGCCCGACCACTATCGCTACGACCCGAGCGACCCGACACCATGCCTGGGCGGCGCGCGCCTGCCCGGCCAGTTTAGTGGCCCGCGCGACCAGCGTACGCTCGAGGCGCGGGCCGACCTGCTATGCTACACTAGCGCGCCGCTCGAGCGCGACCTCGATGTGATCGGGCCGGTGCGGCTGGTGCTGTTCGTGCGCTCGAGCCTCGCACACACCGACTTCCTCGGGCGCCTGTGCGACGTGTACCCCGACGGTCGCTCGATCAATATCTGTGATGGGCTGCTGCGCCTGGCCCCCGGTAGCGGTGCGCGCCAGCCCGACGGCAGCCTGCGGATCGAGATCGGCCTGTGGAATACGGCGTGCCGCTTCCGGCGCGGCCATCGCCTGCGCCTGCATGTGGCCAGCGGCGCGCACCCGCGCTGGAGCCGCAACCTCGGCCTGGGCCAGCCGCTGGCCAGCGCCGTGCTCATGCGCGTGGCCGAGCAGGTCGTGTTTCACGATCCGGCACACCCCTCGGCGCTGCTGCTGCCGGTGGTCTGA
- a CDS encoding metal ABC transporter permease produces the protein MRCETLISCVLAPLQLGFMQRGLMAAILIAIVCAVIGAFVVLQELAFIGDALAHASFPGVVIAYMLKLNLELGGAVVGILTALGIGAITRRSAISQDSAIGVLFAGTFALGIVLLSTVKSYTKDLFGLLLGDVLAIQPGDLIVIAVSGAIMLAIVCALYKELTLLTFDPIQAEVIGLPVGLLHELLLALMAVTIVIAIQTVGIVLVVAMLVTPAATATLLVRRFPLVMLVGALQGIVGVIAGLYLSFYLNIASGATIVLVLTSMFVLVLLAKPRPGRGRRAAPRNT, from the coding sequence ATGCGCTGTGAAACGCTGATCAGCTGCGTGCTGGCGCCGCTGCAGCTCGGCTTCATGCAGCGCGGGCTGATGGCCGCCATCCTGATCGCGATCGTCTGCGCGGTGATCGGCGCGTTCGTGGTGCTGCAAGAGCTGGCGTTCATCGGCGACGCGCTGGCGCACGCCTCGTTCCCTGGCGTGGTGATCGCCTATATGCTCAAGCTCAACCTCGAGCTGGGCGGCGCGGTGGTGGGCATCCTGACGGCACTAGGCATCGGCGCGATCACCCGGCGCAGCGCGATTAGCCAGGACAGCGCGATCGGCGTGCTGTTTGCCGGCACGTTCGCGCTGGGTATTGTGCTGCTCTCGACGGTCAAGAGCTACACCAAGGATCTGTTCGGGCTACTGCTCGGCGACGTGCTGGCCATCCAGCCTGGCGACCTAATCGTGATCGCGGTGAGCGGCGCGATCATGCTGGCGATCGTGTGCGCGCTGTACAAAGAGCTGACGCTGCTGACGTTCGACCCGATCCAGGCCGAAGTGATCGGCCTGCCGGTCGGGCTGCTGCACGAGCTGCTGCTGGCACTGATGGCGGTGACGATCGTGATCGCGATCCAGACGGTGGGGATCGTGCTGGTGGTGGCGATGCTGGTAACGCCGGCCGCCACCGCCACGCTGCTGGTGCGGCGCTTTCCGCTGGTGATGCTGGTGGGCGCGCTACAGGGCATCGTGGGCGTGATCGCCGGCCTATACCTGTCGTTCTACCTGAACATCGCCTCGGGCGCGACGATCGTGCTGGTGCTGACGAGCATGTTCGTGCTGGTGCTACTGGCCAAACCACGGCCTGGGCGCGGCCGGCGCGCGGCGCCGCGCAACACCTGA
- a CDS encoding metal ABC transporter ATP-binding protein, with translation MSLIATPSTLGAVAGATAAGPALEVRDLSVYYSEQPVLEGISFVLPAGRLVGVIGPNGAGKTTLLKAMLGLIVRTAGSVRVGGAELSRRGRQIAYVPQRNAINWRFPATCADVVLMGRYGRLGWLKRPGPADRSIVRACLAEVGMAAYADRPIAQLSGGQQQRVFLARALAQEPEVLLLDEPISGVDAPTQEAILHILERLARQGKTLLLTTHDLRCNMEHFDALLALNRRLVALGPVAQVLTPATLARTYGAQVVLPDGTSVVPV, from the coding sequence ATGAGTCTGATAGCGACACCATCCACACTCGGCGCAGTGGCAGGCGCCACGGCGGCCGGCCCGGCGCTCGAGGTGCGCGACCTGAGCGTGTACTACAGCGAGCAGCCGGTGCTCGAAGGTATCAGCTTTGTGCTGCCGGCCGGCCGGCTAGTCGGTGTGATCGGGCCAAATGGTGCTGGCAAGACCACGCTGCTCAAGGCCATGCTCGGGCTGATCGTGCGCACGGCCGGCAGTGTGCGCGTGGGCGGGGCCGAGCTGAGCCGGCGCGGGCGCCAGATCGCGTATGTGCCGCAGCGCAACGCGATCAACTGGCGCTTCCCGGCCACCTGCGCCGACGTAGTACTGATGGGTCGCTATGGCCGGCTCGGCTGGCTCAAGCGGCCGGGGCCGGCCGACCGATCGATCGTGCGCGCATGCCTGGCCGAGGTGGGCATGGCTGCGTATGCCGACCGGCCGATCGCCCAGCTCTCGGGCGGGCAGCAGCAGCGTGTGTTCCTGGCGCGCGCGCTGGCGCAAGAACCCGAGGTGCTACTGCTCGACGAGCCGATCAGCGGTGTTGATGCGCCAACCCAGGAGGCCATCCTGCATATCCTCGAGCGGCTGGCCCGCCAGGGCAAGACATTACTGCTGACCACGCACGACCTGCGCTGCAACATGGAGCACTTCGACGCGCTGCTGGCGCTCAACCGCCGGCTGGTGGCGCTCGGCCCGGTGGCGCAGGTGCTCACACCCGCGACGCTGGCGCGCACCTATGGTGCGCAGGTGGTATTACCCGATGGCACAAGCGTGGTGCCGGTGTAG
- a CDS encoding zinc ABC transporter substrate-binding protein produces MSKHVASTYARPGKLLLVAVLLLAACSGPGAAAPTAAPAAALGLPIRVVTTMSVLADMIERVGGERVVAENIIPIGAGPEDYQPTPADAQKIAAAAIVFYNGHGLEEWLDGLFKSAAKPGQQQIAVSDGLAALGMGSAEFAAGNPHFWLSAALGARYVEQIRDGLIGVDPAGQASYTQNAAAYTRQLLDLNAELKQRAASLPPAARKIVTNHDAFAYFAQEYGFTIVGTILGNSEAEPSAGELAELVAQIKAEQVKAVFSESQFSPKLTETIAREAGVTVVANLYTDTLGEPGSGGASYIEMLRYNMDAIVAALE; encoded by the coding sequence ATGAGCAAGCATGTCGCAAGCACATACGCCCGGCCAGGCAAACTGCTGCTGGTTGCAGTGTTGCTGCTGGCGGCCTGCAGCGGCCCGGGCGCGGCCGCACCAACTGCGGCCCCGGCGGCCGCACTCGGCTTGCCGATCCGCGTGGTGACGACCATGAGCGTGCTGGCCGACATGATCGAGCGCGTGGGCGGCGAGCGCGTGGTAGCCGAGAATATCATCCCGATCGGTGCCGGCCCCGAAGACTACCAGCCCACACCGGCCGATGCCCAGAAGATCGCCGCCGCCGCAATCGTGTTCTATAATGGGCACGGCCTTGAGGAGTGGCTGGACGGCCTGTTCAAGAGCGCGGCCAAACCTGGCCAGCAGCAGATCGCCGTATCGGATGGGCTGGCGGCGCTCGGCATGGGCAGCGCCGAGTTTGCCGCAGGCAACCCGCACTTCTGGCTGAGCGCAGCGCTAGGCGCCAGGTACGTCGAGCAGATCCGCGACGGGCTGATCGGCGTCGACCCGGCCGGCCAGGCCAGCTACACCCAGAATGCGGCGGCCTACACCCGCCAGCTGCTCGACCTGAACGCCGAGCTGAAGCAGCGCGCGGCGAGCCTACCGCCAGCAGCGCGCAAGATCGTAACGAATCACGACGCGTTCGCATACTTCGCACAGGAGTACGGCTTCACGATCGTCGGCACCATCCTGGGCAACTCCGAGGCCGAGCCGTCGGCCGGCGAGCTGGCCGAGCTAGTGGCGCAGATCAAGGCCGAGCAGGTCAAAGCCGTATTCTCGGAATCGCAGTTTAGCCCGAAGCTGACCGAGACGATCGCGCGTGAGGCCGGCGTGACGGTGGTGGCGAACCTGTACACCGACACGCTCGGCGAGCCTGGCTCGGGCGGCGCCAGCTACATCGAGATGCTGCGCTACAATATGGACGCGATCGTGGCGGCGCTCGAGTAG
- a CDS encoding glycerate kinase produces MHPDRLLTTSLRAAPQGRALAEVMAAALEAADPAAAVRAHLRRDGAAIEVGDRRYEQAGRVLLVGGGKAAAPMAQAALAILGERVSAGVLVTKDGHTGGMQAGGATLPAGADQFGLQPSAFSLLEAGHPVPDARGAAAAQRIVDLLAGLQPDDLVLVLISGGGSALLTQPAPGLSLADLQAMTRALLRCGAPIEQINTLRKHTTRLFGGQLARLAAPAHVAALVISDVIGSPLDVIASGPTTPDPTSFADAWAVVERYGLAGDLPPALVAHLRHGMAGALADTPKPGEGLWARVHNTVIASNVIAAEAAVAAAQTRGFNAMLLTTYLEGEAREVGRVAAGLARELVLRNAPLARPALLVAGGETTVTLRGDGLGGRNQELALGAAEQLAGLPGALVVALASDGGDGPTDAAGAVVSGDTLARARAQGHSPAAFLARNDAYHFFAPLGDLLRPGPTQTNVNDLLFIAALG; encoded by the coding sequence ATGCACCCCGATCGCCTGCTCACCACCAGCCTGCGCGCCGCGCCCCAGGGCCGCGCGCTGGCCGAGGTGATGGCCGCCGCGCTGGAGGCAGCCGACCCGGCCGCAGCCGTGCGCGCGCACCTGCGCCGCGATGGCGCCGCGATCGAGGTTGGCGATCGGCGCTACGAGCAGGCCGGGCGCGTGCTGCTGGTGGGTGGCGGTAAGGCCGCCGCGCCCATGGCCCAGGCCGCGCTGGCCATCCTGGGCGAGCGCGTCAGCGCCGGCGTGCTGGTGACCAAAGATGGCCATACCGGCGGGATGCAGGCCGGCGGCGCTACCCTGCCAGCTGGCGCCGATCAATTCGGCCTTCAGCCCTCAGCCTTCAGCCTACTCGAGGCCGGCCACCCCGTACCCGATGCGCGCGGCGCCGCAGCGGCCCAGCGTATCGTCGATCTGCTGGCCGGCCTGCAGCCCGACGACCTGGTGCTGGTGCTGATCTCGGGCGGCGGCTCGGCGCTGCTAACCCAGCCCGCGCCAGGGCTGAGCCTGGCCGATCTACAGGCCATGACCAGGGCGCTGCTGCGCTGCGGCGCGCCGATCGAGCAGATCAACACGCTGCGCAAACACACCACGCGCCTGTTCGGCGGGCAGCTGGCGCGCCTGGCAGCGCCGGCCCACGTCGCGGCCCTGGTGATCTCCGATGTGATCGGTTCGCCGCTCGACGTGATCGCCTCGGGGCCAACCACACCCGACCCGACCAGCTTCGCCGATGCCTGGGCGGTAGTCGAGCGCTATGGCCTGGCCGGCGATCTGCCGCCCGCGCTGGTGGCGCACCTGCGCCACGGCATGGCCGGCGCGCTGGCCGACACACCGAAGCCCGGCGAGGGGCTATGGGCGCGCGTGCATAACACCGTGATTGCCTCGAATGTGATCGCGGCCGAGGCGGCTGTCGCGGCGGCGCAGACACGCGGCTTCAACGCCATGCTGCTCACTACCTATCTCGAGGGCGAGGCGCGCGAGGTTGGCCGGGTGGCCGCCGGGCTGGCGCGCGAGCTGGTGCTGCGCAATGCCCCGCTGGCGCGCCCGGCCCTGCTGGTGGCTGGTGGCGAGACGACCGTGACCCTGCGTGGCGATGGCCTGGGTGGCCGCAATCAAGAGCTGGCGCTTGGTGCAGCCGAGCAGCTGGCCGGCCTGCCCGGCGCGCTGGTGGTGGCGCTGGCCAGCGATGGCGGCGATGGCCCGACCGACGCGGCCGGCGCGGTGGTTAGCGGCGATACACTCGCGCGCGCACGTGCCCAGGGCCACAGCCCGGCCGCGTTCCTGGCGCGCAACGATGCCTACCACTTCTTCGCACCGCTAGGCGACCTGCTGCGCCCCGGCCCGACCCAGACCAATGTCAATGATTTGCTGTTCATTGCGGCGCTGGGGTAG
- a CDS encoding aldehyde dehydrogenase, translated as MLIDGERVPSLSGESFEVYDPATEELVDRAPMASEEDARRAIAAANNAFRSWRKATAHERAELLHEVAHMIRTRTDALAALLTREGGKPLVENRDELSWSAACFDYYAELQRNTRGRVIPSVEPSQLALVLKEPYGVVACIVPWNYPILLMSWKVAPALAAGNTVIIKPSEMTPLTTLAFAEIFAHLPPGVVNIVSGYGATVGRELVVSRDTHMIAFTGSFATGREIARLAAERVKRTHLELGGKDAFIVAEDADLDVAVPGVAWAALLNAGQVCTSTERVYVHQSIAKPFTERLVEYVRTLRLGPGSDPATDIGPLIGERYRRKVEEHVDEARARGAQILTGGRRPPQLTRGFFYEPTVLTNVDHSQRIMYEETFGPTIPIMTYRSFDQAIALANDCDYGLGANLYTSDPRKVKQYYEEVKAGTCWVNDPLTDNDAGPFGGMKFSGGSRELGEEGLEAFRETKHVHWDFNQEKKPWWYPY; from the coding sequence ATGCTGATCGACGGCGAGCGTGTGCCGAGCCTCAGCGGCGAGAGTTTCGAGGTGTACGACCCCGCGACCGAAGAGCTGGTCGATCGGGCGCCAATGGCCAGCGAGGAAGACGCTCGCCGGGCGATTGCCGCCGCCAACAATGCCTTCAGAAGCTGGCGCAAAGCTACCGCGCACGAGCGTGCCGAGCTGCTGCACGAGGTCGCGCACATGATCCGCACGCGCACCGATGCGCTGGCCGCGCTGCTGACGCGCGAGGGCGGCAAGCCGCTGGTCGAGAACCGCGACGAGCTGAGCTGGAGCGCGGCCTGCTTCGACTACTACGCCGAGCTGCAGCGCAACACGCGCGGCCGGGTCATCCCCTCGGTCGAGCCATCGCAGCTGGCGCTGGTGCTGAAAGAACCCTACGGCGTGGTAGCGTGCATCGTGCCCTGGAACTACCCGATCCTGCTGATGAGCTGGAAGGTCGCGCCGGCATTGGCGGCCGGTAATACGGTCATTATCAAGCCCAGCGAGATGACGCCGCTGACCACGCTGGCGTTCGCCGAGATCTTCGCGCACCTGCCGCCCGGCGTCGTCAATATCGTCAGCGGCTACGGCGCCACGGTTGGGCGCGAGCTGGTGGTCAGCCGCGATACGCATATGATCGCATTCACCGGCTCGTTCGCTACCGGCCGCGAGATCGCACGCCTGGCAGCCGAGCGGGTCAAGCGCACACATCTCGAGCTGGGCGGCAAAGATGCGTTCATCGTAGCCGAGGATGCCGACCTGGATGTGGCCGTGCCGGGGGTAGCCTGGGCCGCGCTGCTAAACGCCGGCCAGGTATGCACCAGCACCGAGCGTGTGTATGTGCATCAAAGCATCGCCAAGCCCTTCACCGAGCGGCTGGTCGAGTATGTGCGTACTCTGCGGCTTGGCCCTGGCAGCGACCCGGCCACCGACATCGGCCCGCTGATCGGCGAGCGCTACCGCCGCAAGGTCGAAGAGCATGTCGATGAGGCCCGCGCACGCGGCGCCCAGATTCTCACCGGCGGCCGGCGCCCACCGCAGCTCACACGCGGCTTCTTCTACGAGCCAACGGTGCTGACGAACGTCGATCATAGCCAGCGGATCATGTACGAAGAGACCTTCGGGCCGACTATTCCGATCATGACCTATCGCAGCTTCGACCAGGCGATTGCACTGGCCAACGACTGCGACTACGGACTAGGCGCCAATCTGTACACCAGCGACCCCAGGAAGGTCAAGCAGTACTACGAGGAGGTCAAAGCCGGCACCTGCTGGGTCAACGACCCACTGACCGATAACGATGCCGGGCCATTCGGCGGTATGAAGTTCAGCGGCGGCTCGCGCGAGCTGGGCGAAGAAGGCCTCGAGGCCTTCCGCGAGACCAAGCACGTGCATTGGGATTTCAACCAGGAGAAGAAGCCGTGGTGGTATCCGTATTGA
- a CDS encoding alpha/beta hydrolase, giving the protein MVYHATEHTLDRAGSRLHYWLAGPAAAPLVVLAHGMTLDHRMFEQQMPVLADTYRVLAWDMRGHGRSQPAGDTFTIDLLVADLLAILEHAGHHQAIMVGHSLGGIVAQELAFRQPERVAGLMAWGCSCITLPPARPLALATRGARPALQLLRLLPYWPLLRLSAERMAERPAVRAQAVALASRIPRALFLQILAALATSLHAEPGYRFTRPLLIAYGERDRYGNPRRAAHAWAARDRQAQVIAIPGAGHNANQDNPAAFNRALLAFLAAL; this is encoded by the coding sequence CACCGAACACACACTCGATCGGGCTGGCAGCCGGCTGCACTACTGGCTGGCCGGGCCGGCGGCGGCCCCGCTGGTGGTGCTGGCCCACGGCATGACGCTCGACCACCGCATGTTCGAGCAGCAAATGCCGGTGCTGGCCGACACATACCGGGTGCTGGCCTGGGACATGCGCGGGCACGGTCGGTCGCAGCCGGCCGGCGACACATTCACGATCGACCTGCTGGTGGCCGATCTGCTGGCCATCCTCGAGCACGCCGGCCACCACCAGGCGATCATGGTCGGCCACTCGCTGGGCGGCATTGTCGCACAAGAGCTGGCCTTTCGCCAGCCCGAGCGGGTAGCCGGGCTGATGGCCTGGGGCTGCTCGTGCATCACCCTGCCGCCGGCCCGGCCGCTGGCGCTGGCAACCCGTGGCGCGCGGCCGGCGCTACAGCTGCTGAGGCTGCTACCCTACTGGCCGCTGCTGCGCCTGTCGGCCGAGCGGATGGCCGAGCGGCCCGCAGTGCGCGCGCAGGCAGTTGCGCTGGCCAGCCGCATCCCGCGCGCGCTGTTTCTGCAGATCCTGGCGGCGCTGGCCACTAGCCTGCATGCCGAGCCAGGCTATCGCTTCACGCGGCCGCTGCTGATCGCCTACGGCGAGCGCGACCGCTACGGCAACCCACGCCGGGCGGCGCATGCCTGGGCCGCGCGCGACCGCCAAGCCCAGGTGATCGCGATCCCCGGCGCCGGCCACAACGCCAACCAGGATAACCCGGCCGCGTTCAACCGCGCGCTGCTCGCGTTTTTAGCGGCGCTGTGA